The DNA segment TACGAAATTTGaaactttattttaagatttttatataaatataacaaattacaaagtaGGTACTCGTAATTcaccagttttcgacaaaatcaatttttttatttggctgttactttaaaactaaaaacgaaaaaaaatgtaaagaaaaatgttttttttttgtaaaatattattattatattattatattattcaattacaccatgttttaacaaatcataaaatgttCTTGAAGAATCGAAGTTGAATTCGATGCAGAAAAAAATTCAGGGTATCCTTGCGTTAAGGCACAAGATAATGAACTAGTAGGCTGGGGTGTTATTGAAATAGCACGTTGTGTGTTCATCTGATAAGTTTGGTTAACTTCACGTTTGTCTGTGATTTCATCCTCAGCTTTATCTTCGGCATCAGAAACAGCTTGAAACAAATTTCTTCTGACTTCTCTTTGGTATTTTGTTGGAAGACCTTTAGTGATGTTGTACATAGACATAAAAAACTGATACAAAgcatcattttttaattcttcttgCTTTTGTGTTTCTGCAACAAGACTCTGACGTAATTCATCATCCCTCTTTTTTGCTCTCTTGTCACTTTCCTCAATAAACTTTCGCATAACAGGATCATTAGAAATCGtggattttttaaatcttttacgGGTGACATTTTCAGAAGGTTCGGTTGGTTCGCCATTTGTTGCTTCAATTCTGGGTTCATCAGATGGTGGAATATCAAACTTTTCCAACTGACTTTCTTCACAGGGTAAAGTGGCCAATTGACTTTCTTCAAGGGGTGAAGTGGGATTTCCAACAGTATTTCTGTTTTTCATAAAAGGTTGGAGAAACTCCATTTGTTTTTGGTACGTCCATAGCCTAACATGTGTTGCCTgttgcccactttttttttgttgtctcCGAAGAGCTTCTCTATGACATTCTCTTAGCTTTCGCCATTGATCCTTAGCAGCTTGGgctgtaattaaaaatagtcgtataaaataaaatacaaattcaatcgtcaattataaaaaaataaacaaaaaaacacacatcattgtaaaatcaatacatttatcactccGTTTAGAaactatatcattttttttcatacttttttaGGTATTTGGCCACTGGTGACATGTTTAAAACTATAGCATTAAGCTATAGATTGGGGGAGAgaacaatatcaaatattgtaaat comes from the Acyrthosiphon pisum isolate AL4f unplaced genomic scaffold, pea_aphid_22Mar2018_4r6ur Scaffold_20714;HRSCAF=21913, whole genome shotgun sequence genome and includes:
- the LOC100572797 gene encoding uncharacterized protein LOC100572797, which translates into the protein MEKLIEIVRGFPVLYDTSHEDYMRSKLKDDLWDKIAKELNTSEIPSAQAAKDQWRKLRECHREALRRQQKKSGQQATHVRLWTYQKQMEFLQPFMKNRNTVGNPTSPLEESQLATLPCEESQLEKFDIPPSDEPRIEATNGEPTEPSENVTRKRFKKSTISNDPVMRKFIEESDKRAKKRDDELRQSLVAETQKQEELKNDALYQFFMSMYNITKGLPTKYQREVRRNLFQAVSDAEDKAEDEITDKREVNQTYQMNTQRAISITPQPTSSLSCALTQGYPEFFSASNSTSILQEHFMIC